From the Ostrinia nubilalis chromosome 16, ilOstNubi1.1, whole genome shotgun sequence genome, one window contains:
- the LOC135079163 gene encoding uncharacterized protein LOC135079163 isoform X1 → MESRNNKKCVICNKRRSRGGSPLLLSRFPLDSDRCRMWVKNAGLEDLAYVPIEKLHQLKFVCGGHFTPESFNAKGTRLKNSAIPTLELSNPILPDEVLTEFPLHVKDSNKENLKTVLYDHSYCIPKKSNPVERVPLTTTTKQLNSTCLGAVDIPDSGISAKTTFEPLPSTSNAPEHMTYKPITHDDKNICHQDAQAEILVHSYKRPKKNIEMKDTSSTFTIKEKRLWRQLQNAKKTIRNIAKSRVNLDKLDSEVLTSLVKDVVQNNKKKSQGKRWTLANKIYALAIFKRSPKAYRYMQKLFTLPSTKTLQRILKNIPMEPGINKNIIDIFFFFFFSAK, encoded by the exons atggagagtagaaacaacaagaagtgcgttatttgtaataagaggcgaagtcgtggtggatcacccttacttttgagtaggtttcctctggattctgaccg ttgtcgaatgtgggttaaaaatgctggcttagaagacttagcatatgtacctattgaaaagttacaccaactgaagtttgtttgtggtgggcacttcactcctgaatccttcaatgccaaaggaactcggctgaagaactcagctattccaacactggaattgagcaatcccatcttgccagatgaagttttgacagagtttcctcttcatgtaaaagactccaataaagaaaacctcaagacag ttctttatgatcattcatattgcattccaaagaagtcaaatccagttgaacgag ttccccttacaactacaaccaaacaactaaattcaacatgtttgggagctgtggatataccagattctggtatttctgcgaaaacaacttttgaacctcttccttctacttccaatgcaccagaacatatgacctataaacccattactcatg atgataaaaacatttgccatcaagatgcacaggcagaaatattagtccacagttataaaagacctaagaaaaacattgaaatgaaag acacttcatcaacatttacaattaaagagaagaggctttggcgacagttacaaaatgcaaaaaaaacaataaggaatatagcgaagtcaagagtgaatttagacaagttagattcggaagtgctgacatcgttagtaaaggatgtagtgcagaataacaaaaaaaagtcacaaggaaaaaggtggactttagccaacaaaatatatgctttggctatatttaaacggtcccctaaagcataccgctatatgcaaaagctgtttacgctaccaagcactaaaacgctccaaaggattttaaaaaatataccaatggagcctggtataaataaaaatataattgatatcttcttcttcttcttcttttcagccaaatga
- the LOC135079163 gene encoding uncharacterized protein LOC135079163 isoform X2 — translation MESRNNKKCVICNKRRSRGGSPLLLSRFPLDSDRCRMWVKNAGLEDLAYVPIEKLHQLKFVCGGHFTPESFNAKGTRLKNSAIPTLELSNPILPDEVLTEFPLHVKDSNKENLKTVLYDHSYCIPKKSNPVERVPLTTTTKQLNSTCLGAVDIPDSGISAKTTFEPLPSTSNAPEHMTYKPITHDDKNICHQDAQAEILVHSYKRPKKNIEMKEKRLWRQLQNAKKTIRNIAKSRVNLDKLDSEVLTSLVKDVVQNNKKKSQGKRWTLANKIYALAIFKRSPKAYRYMQKLFTLPSTKTLQRILKNIPMEPGINKNIIDIFFFFFFSAK, via the exons atggagagtagaaacaacaagaagtgcgttatttgtaataagaggcgaagtcgtggtggatcacccttacttttgagtaggtttcctctggattctgaccg ttgtcgaatgtgggttaaaaatgctggcttagaagacttagcatatgtacctattgaaaagttacaccaactgaagtttgtttgtggtgggcacttcactcctgaatccttcaatgccaaaggaactcggctgaagaactcagctattccaacactggaattgagcaatcccatcttgccagatgaagttttgacagagtttcctcttcatgtaaaagactccaataaagaaaacctcaagacag ttctttatgatcattcatattgcattccaaagaagtcaaatccagttgaacgag ttccccttacaactacaaccaaacaactaaattcaacatgtttgggagctgtggatataccagattctggtatttctgcgaaaacaacttttgaacctcttccttctacttccaatgcaccagaacatatgacctataaacccattactcatg atgataaaaacatttgccatcaagatgcacaggcagaaatattagtccacagttataaaagacctaagaaaaacattgaaatgaaag agaagaggctttggcgacagttacaaaatgcaaaaaaaacaataaggaatatagcgaagtcaagagtgaatttagacaagttagattcggaagtgctgacatcgttagtaaaggatgtagtgcagaataacaaaaaaaagtcacaaggaaaaaggtggactttagccaacaaaatatatgctttggctatatttaaacggtcccctaaagcataccgctatatgcaaaagctgtttacgctaccaagcactaaaacgctccaaaggattttaaaaaatataccaatggagcctggtataaataaaaatataattgatatcttcttcttcttcttcttttcagccaaatga